One Malus domestica chromosome 11, GDT2T_hap1 genomic region harbors:
- the LOC103413395 gene encoding monothiol glutaredoxin-S6-like, which yields MDTITSMVAQKPVVIFSKSSCCMSHTIKSLISSYGANPTVYELDEMPNGQAIESALVQQLKCQPSVPAVFIGQQFVGGADRVMSLQVRNQLVPMLIRSNAIWVWTRT from the coding sequence ATGGACACGATAACAAGCATGGTGGCCCAAAAGCCGGTGGTGATCTTCAGCAAGAGCTCTTGTTGCATGAGCCACACCATCAAGTCACTCATATCGAGCTACGGGGCAAACCCAACAGTGTATGAGCTAGATGAAATGCCAAATGGGCAGGCTATTGAAAGTGCACTAGTTCAGCAGCTCAAGTGCCAACCAAGTGTGCCGGCCGTTTTCATAGGGCAACAGTTTGTAGGCGGAGCTGATCGGGTCATGAGCCTCCAAGTCAGAAACCAGCTTGTCCCAATGCTCATAAGGTCCAATGCTATTTGGGTTTGGACTAGAACCTGA